The following proteins come from a genomic window of Triticum aestivum cultivar Chinese Spring chromosome 6A, IWGSC CS RefSeq v2.1, whole genome shotgun sequence:
- the LOC123132119 gene encoding calnexin homolog: protein MMGGRAVLLLVISALFAQIGASDPLFHESFNESFDGSWIVSGKEEYKGVWKHAKSDGHEDYGLLVSEPARKYAIIKELDHPVILKDETVVLQFEVRLQNGLECGGAYIKYIRPQATGWNAKDFDNDTPYTIMFGPDKCGSTNKVHFILKHKNPKTGKYVEHHLKSPPSVPYDKLSHVYTAILKPDNEVRILVDGVEKSKANFLSADDFEPALIPSKTIPDPDDKKPEDWDERAKIPDPVAVKPDDWDEDAPMEIVDEEATKPEGWLDDEPEEIDDPEAAKPEDWDDEEDGEWEAPKMDNPKCEVAPGCGEWKKPMKDNPAYKGKWHAPLIDNPNYKGIWKPQEIPNPEYFELDKPDFDPIAAIGIEIWTMQDGILFDNILIADNEKVATSVREKTWKPKFDAEKEKQKAEEAAAGASEGLSEIQKKIFDILYKVADIPFLEPYKTKIIDVIEKGETQPNITISILASVIVVIVTVLFRALFGGKKPVAPVKPAAETKKPSAVVPDAAAGSSGDKEDDKDAPRRRSRRDA, encoded by the exons ATGATGGGAGGGCGCGCGGTGCTCCTGCTGGTGATCTCGGCGCTGTTCGCGCAGATCGGCGCGTCGGATCCG CTGTTCCACGAGTCCTTCAACGAGAGCTTCGACGGGAGCTGGATCGTGTCCGGCAAGGAGGAGTATAAAG GTGTATGGAAGCACGCAAAGAGTGATGGCCATGAAGACTATGGTCTCCTTGTTAGTGAGCCTGCCAGGAAATATGCCATAATCAAAGAACTTGATCACCCGGTTATTTTGAAGGATGAGACAGTTGTCCTGCAGTTTGAAGTGAGGCTTCAGAATGGCCTTGAGTGTGGAGGTGCTTATATCAAGTACATCCGTCCTCAGGCTACCGGATGGAACGCCAAGGACTTTGATAATGATACTCCGTACACAATTATGTTTGGTCCTGACAAGTGTGGTTCAACAAACAAGGTTCACTTCATCCTGAAGCACAAGAACCCTAAGACTGGCAAATACGTTGAACATCACCTCAAGTCCCCACCCTCTGTCCCATATGACAAGCTCTCTCATGTCTACACGGCTATCTTGAAGCCGGATAATGAGGTCAGAATTTTGGTGGATGGGGTGGAGAAGAGCAAAGCAAACTTCCTGTCTGCTgatgattttgagccggcacttaTTCCATCAAAGACTATTCCTGACCCTGACGACAAGAAGCCAGAGGACTGGGACGAGAGAGCTAAGATCCCTGATCCAGTTGCGGTGAAGCCCGATGACTGGGATGAGGATGCCCCAATGGAAATTGTGGATGAGGAGGCCACCAAGCCAGAAGGATGGTTGGATGATGAGCCTGAGGAAATTGATGATCCAGAGGCTGCTAAGCCTGAGGACTgggatgatgaggaggatggcGAATGGGAGGCACCCAAGATGGACAACCCCAAGTGCGAAGTGGCACCTGGATGTGGTGAATGGAAGAAGCCGATGAAGGATAACCCTGCCTACAAGGGCAAGTGGCATGCCCCCCTGATTGACAACCCCAACTACAAGGGAATCTGGAAGCCCCAAGAAATCCCCAACCCAGAGTACTTTGAGCTTGACAAGCCTGACTTTGACCCAATTGCCGCTATTGGAATTGAGATCTGGACAATGCAGGATGGCATCCTATTTGACAACATTCTTATTGCCGATAATGAGAAGGTAGCCACCTCTGTCCGGGAGAAGACATGGAAGCCCAAGTTTGATGCCGAGAAGGAAAAACAGAAGGCTGAGGAGGCTGCAGCAGGTGCATCAGAGGGCCTTTCTGAAATCCAG AAGAAGATCTTCGACATTTTGTACAAAGTTGCAGACATCCCGTTCTTGGAACCATACAAGACCAAGATCATT GATGTGATTGAGAAGGGAGAGACACAGCCAAACATAACAATTTCGATTTTGGCCTCGGTTATCGTCGTCATTGTGACTGTACTCTTCAGAGCCCTGTTTGGTGGCAAGAAGCCAGTG GCACCTGTGAAGCCTGCTGCTGAGACCAAGAAGCCCAGTGCCGTCGTACCTGATGCCGCCGCTGGAAGCAGCGGCGACAAGGAGGATGACAAGGATGCACCGCGCCGAAGGTCGCGAAGAGACGCATAA
- the LOC123132120 gene encoding uncharacterized protein, with translation MIQMEKVHHAISAIYTISGLIDDYIAPCYKISEYDKIYNHVLQPVEGKESWPVADMPKPHPPPHRVMPGRKKTKRRREEGEKPQGNKLSKKGIKIACSMCGSFSHNKRTCEKNPNKGQKQNASYTRAAKRARKKQQKDLVNNTQVPHPGKRTKKQAAHSPARPTSMPKTASQPVGRGTQRRNHNRAGSSSQPAPRVQVTSGSQQVPSQNRFQWFLTGEH, from the exons ATGATTCAGATGGAGAAGGTACACCATGCAATCAGTGCAATTTACACAATCTCTGGACTGATAGATGATTACATTGCCCCATGCTACAAGATCTCTGAGTACGACAAGATATATAACCATGTCTTGCAACCAGTGGAGGGAAAAGAGAGTTGGCCAGTTGCTGACATGCCAAAACCTCATCCACCTCCTCATAGGGTAATGCCAGGAAgaaagaagacaaaaagaagaagagaagaaggtgAGAAACCTCAGGGGAACAAGCTTTCAAAGAAAGGCATTAAAATTGCATGTTCTATGTGTGGGAGCTTTTCTCATAACAAAAGAACCTGTGAGAAAAATCCAAATAAAGGTCAGAAACAAAATGCTAGCTACACAAGAGCAgcaaaaagagcaaggaaaaaacAGCAAAAAGATTTAGTAAACAACACACAG GTGCCACACCCAGGAAAGAGGACAAAGAAGCAAGCAGCGCATAGTCCAGCAAGGCCAACTTCAATGCCCAAAACTGCTTCTCAACCTGTTGGAAGGGGAACCCAGAGAAGGAATCACAACAGGGCAGGTTCAAGCTCACAGCCTGCTCCAAGAGTTCAAGTAACTTCAGGCTCACAGCAAGTGCCAAGTCAGAACAGGTTTCAATGGTTTCTAACTGGGGAACATTGA
- the LOC123132121 gene encoding geranylgeranyl pyrophosphate synthase 7, chloroplastic encodes MAAKARSFNQININATSSSKFSFKLHLPPRSTSLHAKKSTPSLVRCAPTSTSTVFKDKDPFSLERYMASKAMTVNEALDRALPLGHPERLFESMRYSLFAGGKRVRPMLTLAACELVGGDEAAALPVAYAVEMVHTMSLIHDDLPCMDDDHLRRDRPTNHVVFGVSIALLAGDALLARAFEHVARGCTEHGMPANCALRAVAELASAVGTDGLVAGQVVDLASDGTDVDLATLEYIHVHKTARLLEAAAVCGAIVSGGADEEIEGIRRYARYVGLLFQVVDDVLDVTRASEQLGKTAGKDIATDKATYPKLMGMDGTLAYAAQLVASAEAELDRFDGTCTEPLRHLAHFIAYRQH; translated from the exons ATGGCAGCGAAG GCAAGATCATTCAATCAGATAAACATCAATGCAACCAGTTCCTCCAAATTCAGTTTCAAGCTCCATCTTCCTCCAAGAAGCACTTCACTTCATGCCAAGAAATCCACGCCCAGCCTCGTACGGTGCGCTCCGACGAGCACCAGCACCGTGTTCAAGGACAAGGATCCCTTCAGCCTCGAGCGATACATGGCGTCCAAGGCAATGACCGTGAATGAAGCGCTCGACCGCGCTCTGCCGCTTGGCCACCCCGAGCGCCTCTTTGAGTCCATGCGCTACTCGCTCTTCGCGGGGGGCAAGCGGGTGCGCCCCATGCTTACGCTTGCTGCGTGCGAGCTAGTGGGCGGCGATGAGGCCGCTGCCCTGCCGGTGGCCTATGCCGTCGAGATGGTCCATACCATGTCGCTCATCCACGACGACCTCCCTTGCATGGACGACGACCACCTCCGGCGCGACCGCCCCACAAACCACGTCGTCTTTGGCGTCAGCATCGCGCTGCTCGCGGGGGACGCGCTCCTGGCGCGTGCGTTCGAGCACGTTGCCCGGGGATGCACGGAGCATGGCATGCCGGCGAACTGCGCACTCCGTGCTGTGGCAGAGCTCGCCAGCGCCGTGGGCACGGACGGGCTCGTGGCAGGGCAGGTCGTGGACCTTGCCAGCGATGGCACAGACGTCGACCTGGCCACGCTAGAGTACATCCACGTGCACAAGACGGCACGACTCCTAGAGGCCGCGGCGGTGTGCGGCGCCATCGTCTCCGGTGGAGCCGATGAAGAGATCGAGGGCATCCGGCGGTACGCGCGTTATGTCGGCCTGCTATTCCAGGTAGTGGATGACGTGCTGGACGTGACGCGCGCGTCCGAGCAGCTGGGGAAGACGGCAGGGAAGGACATTGCGACCGACAAGGCAACGTACCCGAAGCTGATGGGCATGGACGGGACCCTCGCGTACGCGGCACAGCTTGTGGCGAGCGCTGAGGCAGAGCTAGACCGCTTCGACGGTACTTGTACAGAGCCTCTGCGTCACCTCGCGCACTTCATTGCCTACCGGCAGCACTGA